Genomic segment of Synechococcus sp. A18-25c:
AGGTTCATCCAGCAACAACACCGAAGCACGCTGGGCAATGGCTCGGGCGAGGAAAGCGCGTTTGCGTTGTCCACCGGAGAGTGCCGCCAGAGGTCGATCGCGCAACTCGAGCAGATCAACGCGCTCAAGAGCGGCACGAACGGCGATCCGATCCGACTGCCGCGGGATTCGCAGGCAGTTCATACCGCCATAGCGACCCATCATCACCACATCCCAGACGGAGACGGGGAAATCACAGTCGATCCCCTCGCTTTGGGGCACATAGGCAACCGCTTGCTCCCGTTGCGCTGCCGCCACCTTGGCCCCATTGATGCGAATCCGTCCTCGGGATGGACGCACAAAACCGGTAAGGGCCTTGAACAATGTCGATTTCCCGGCGCCATTCATGCCAACCAACCCACAGATGCAACCAGCAGGAAGGGTCAGGGAGGCGTCGTAAAGCGCAACGGTGCCGTTGTAGTCAACGCAAACCTGCTCTGCTGCGATCCGGATCGTCATGGGGTTGGATCGGCGGGGGAGCCAAGACCAGCTCGAATGAGTTTCACATTGTGGCGATGCAGATCGAGGAGGGTGGGGGCTGGACCGTTGTCATCTGACAAGGAATCGACAAAGAAACTGCCACCAAAGCGGCTTCCGGCTGCTCGAGCAACTTCACGTTGCGGCTGATCGCTCACTGTGGTTTCGCAGAACACCGCTGGCACCTGATCCTGTCTAACGCGATTAATCAGTCTGGCCATCCGGCGTGGCGTGATTTGGCTTTCCGCATTGACGGGCCAGAGATAGGCCTCTTGCAGACCGTAATCGCGCGCGAGGTAGCTCAGAGCACCCTCGCAGCTGACCAGCAACCGTTGGCCTTCAGGCAAGGTTGCCAAGCTCTGGCGCAACTCCTCATCCAGCTTTCGCAGGCTGGCCTTGTAGGCCTCAGCGTTGCTCTGATACGCCTCACTGCCCTCAGGATCCAATTCAGAAAAGGCCAGCACAAGCTGATCGACGTAGTGCTGGGCCGTCTTGGGCGACATCCAGGCATGGGGGTTGGGGCGCCCCGCGTAAGCGTCCTCCTCGATCAAGAGAGGCTGTAGTCCATTGGTCAGCGTCACGGTCGGAACCTGGCCGGCAGCAGCTGTAAAACGCTTGGCCCAGAGTTCCAACCCCAACCCGTTCTCAACGATCAGGTCAGCGCCCAATGCCCGCTCGATGTCACTGGGAGTGAATTCATATCCATGAATCTCAGCACCAGGCTTTGTGATCGACTCCACCTGCAGGCGGTCGCCAGCAACATTGCTCGCCATGTCGGCAAGAATGGTGAAGGTGGTTAAAACCTTTGGGCGAGCATCCGTTGTGGCGCCACGCTCCATCGAGGACAAACGGCTCGGCCCAGAACAGGCCATCAGCAGCGCCAGCAATCCAACAGCAAGTGTGGGAAGGGGCATGTGACGCGTCGCCAAACAGTGGTGCTCCTTGGTGATTGATCAGAGAACACTAGGGAACGAACCTCGGGCTTCAGAACAGAGACCGAGATCCCATCAATCGACCGTCATACCTTGGCCGCACCATCTGCCAATCCAACAACGGGCTGCACACCAGCCATCGATCACGTACTTGGCCCAGACTTCAAACCACTTCGTGTCCGAAGTTTTGATTGTGTTGGTTCATCACTTCACCAACACAATCATGGATCGTCAGCTGAAATTAATATTGAAGCAATAAACAACACATTGAATGAAAGAGTGAACCATTGAGATCATGAGCACAATGAGAATGTAGGCAGTTCGTGTACCTGGCAAAGCAGTATCAAACTCGCAAACACATCCTCAAACGATCATTGATTCACCTTGGGTCAAGAAGAACTCAGTGTTTCCATTGACCTCGACCAAGCCAGCATGCAGTGTTCAAAAAATCCTTAAAGACCGGGATTATTCATTCGGCGACCCACAACCGTGAGAGCCATGATTAAGAGCACGAGCGCCACAACACCCTGACCGTCCACGCGCTCCAAGCCAGAAAGAACAAGCAGAAGACCAGGAAGCGACATGGAGACCCGCCTTAACCCTCAAATCTCATTCAATGTCGGCGCTGCCGGGAACAACTTGAAAACTGCATAGGCCCTTCACAGCTCTTCACTGGCTGGCCGTTGCTGATTGCCAAACGTGACGCAAGACCTCTAGGGCCAGCAGGCCAAGCGTCCAACACCAACTGGCACAGTGACAGTTGGCTCGCGATGGTTCCTCTGTGAGGAACCGGGTGGGCGGCATCGTCGAAACAAGGCAAGACGGCCGCTGACACACCCCAACCACCCCTGCCTTCGGCGGGGCATTTTTCTCGCAAAATCGGAAAATGACAGTTTCAAAGCGGCACACGCTAAATCTAGTGTGACGCAGGGCATCGACCAAGCATCTTGCTCGCCGAAACGCGACACCATGCCCTCCTACACACCGCCAGAGACACCAAATCTGGGGCTTGCGCGAACCCGCACACCAGACCTATTGATGGTGTGGTGAGCAGAGCGCACTTTGCAGTGTCCTGCTGACGCTTTTGGGCCGGGTGATGGGAGCTTCGGCACGAGTGTTCAAACCTTCGATCGACGATCGGAGGTTTTTTTATGGCGCCTGCACCGCTCTGAGCAGTAGCGGACTTCGTCCCAAACGTCCTTCCACTTCTTGCGCCATTGAAAGGGTCGACCGCAGACAGGGCAAATTTTGGTGGGGCGATCACTTGGACGCATCCAGAGCGAAGCGACGGGAATGGGCCTCCATGATGAACAGCCTTGGCAGGCAAAGGAGGCATCCTCCAAAGCGATGCCAGAAGCATCAGAACATCAAACCTGCTCCAATTTCACACGCAAACCAATACATCCCTCCTCACAGACACAAGCAACCATTTTTATTAAGAAAAAATAAATACTTATTTGCGAAACAAGAAGCGAGTGCTCCAAAACCATGACCGTGTCATAAGTTCCACACAATCAGCGTCGAGGTGAGAATGGCAATCCATCAGTCAGCACCAGCCTGCTTTATGCATTGGAGCGTTCAACGCGTCACCAAACACCTCTACTCCGTTTCAGCGACCACCAACGGAAAGGAATACACCCACGTCGGCAATTATCGATCTGTTGAGGATGCCAACCGTGCGGGACGCCGCTATGTGTCTGCCCTGGCGCACGGGATTGAAAATCAATCCCATCAGGCATCCCAGGCCCTGGCGTCATAACAAACCACGACGCTTGCCAAGCAAAGATCTGTCTTGACGCCATGTGGACAGTGTTCAGGATCAACTGAACAACTCAAACAGGAGCACCAAAACAGGCACAGTTCACGGTTCAGCCGCTTAAGTGAGAAGTTCCTCAAAAAGCGACTTAACCGTGCGATTTGCAACAAATTGTTTGCTTTCTGCCGATACCTTGCAGTCACTCCCTCATGGAGATCGACATGAACGGCAGCATCCAGCTCACAGTTGAGCAGCGCTTTCAGATCGAACAATTCAATCGCACCCTGGAAACAACGACTGACCCCGATCAATTGCGTCAGTTGGCCCGGCAGCTCATGACGGCGTGGCAAACGCAAAAGGCAGCCACCAGTTGGGTGATGCGGCAGGGCATGCCGCCGATCAGCGGCACTGACAGCTAACCCGCCAGCCGTCGGCACAGGCCAACGAACACGGGCCTCCTAAACTCCATCTTTTTGCCAACAAGCGATTGCGATGGAAAGGGCCCGGATGTGTAGTCATGGACACTAGGGTCTAAGGAACTTCGTGCCCGGAATGGTTGAGCTGTATCTCAACGCCAAGCTTCACAGCAGCATCACCGTCGACGCTTATCGCTCTGTTTTGATGCTTCAGAACCTTGACGACCAAGATCTCAAGCTCAGATCGGACCTGCTGCGCCAGGTCGACAATGGATCCATCAGACTGATCGGGTGAGCCTTCCAGGTCGTTGTTTGAACCCACCGACCCACGCTTTTGGAAAGCCATCCTCGGACTGGTGTCTCTCTTGGTTGGATGCTCTTTGGCATGGCTCATGCTCCATGCCTGAACCGGGATGCAAAAGCCATGAAGACTCATCCAGCTGTTACGGCTAGCTGAAGAGTCTTCGCTCGCGGTCTGTGTCACCACACGCACGAGCGAACTAATCATGAACGCAGGAAGAGCATTTGGTGTCGGACGTTACATTGTTTTCAAATCCAGGACTGAATCAGCATCCAGAGACACGTCGCGATCGCCAAACCGACTCCAACCGTCAGCACCCCCAACACCACTGCACTTCCACCAGCGACCCACAGCAACCGACCAAAGGTTTTCGGAAACAGCAGATGCAGAGTGATTCCAAAGGCGAGTGGCCATAACGGCGGTATCACCACACAAACAATGGCTAACGCCACCAGCTTGAGCCGATGTTGGTCCTGTTGTTGCTTGTCAGTGAGCGCCTGCTGCTCAGCGCGTTGCCGTTCCAGACGTTCATCATCGCTGAGCCAACGGCCAAGGTCCTGGGCCTGAGCCAAGTCCTGTTCCAGTTGGTCTTGTGGAGTGGGATCCACCATCAGGCCATCGTATTCAGTGCGGGTTGGTTGCATCACGCTTTCTCCAAGAACGCTCTAACGATTGGCGTGCCTGCTCAGGGTTCAGCGCTGCTGGCCGTTGCTGGCTACGCAAACGCGCACGAAACGGTCCTGTGATTCTCCAGAAGCGCAGCGCACTGGCTAGAGCCACCACCAGCCAAGCCAGAAGAATCCACCGTGGATCATGCCAATGCATCAAGGAGCTTTCCTGTTGTTAGGAGCGAGTGCTGAACGATCACCACAGGCGAGTTCCCGAGAACGCAACTGAACGGTGCTTTTGATTGTTCACACGGGTATCTTCACAGAATTCACCGTCAGGTGACAATTTTGCAAGCAATCCAGAACCGCGTCATGCCGATCAAACCATTGGCAGTCGCGCGCCGTGAAGCAACGCACTGACCAAGGCTCAGTTCAATGACACAAAGGCACACCAGGATGTCGCCTAAGGAAACAATTCAATCCAGACAAATCACTTTCGACGTCTTGCCGTGAATCAATTAGAGTTGAGTGGTCAATGAAGATGAACCCATGTTCTGGCGAATCTCATCTGCAGTCATCTTGTCCGTGACTGTCGCAGGGTGCAATATCGATGTCGACAACCTCGAAAACTGCACTGACAAGGATGGGAAGCCTTTGCCAGAATGGGTCTGCAGAAAAAATACAGCCCCTGTCGAGGAAGAAAAGTGATTGAAACAATGAGCCAAGGTTCATTGACAATTTAATCATCAAGTCAATCATCATTTTCAAGCGCCACGTAGGTTCGAGCTAATCCGAAAGACTGTCAAAAAGTCGTCTTCATCGAGGGCCCCAGCGAATCGTGAACCGACGCTTGATCAGAACCAACACATCAACTCTTTCAATCCATGAAATATCTGTTTGTTTTGATTTTCTTGTTCTCCATTGCGGTGATCGGTGCTTTTCTTGCCGGCCAAGAAGAAACACCCACAGAAAACCTTGAGAATGTGAAAATCAAAACAGAGCATTTGAAGCTCACTTGACTTGTAGTCTATATCTTCAATCATGCGTGCAAATGTGGTTCAAAGTGCCGGGTCTGTACCATCATGATTAATCACAGGCAAACACCACACTGGCATATTCTTAAGCTCTTCAGAGCTGCGAAGAGAAACATGATTGACCCATCTGAATGATGATTTTGAGCCAGCAGATCCACAACCGGGTTGTGTTCATCTGTCGTGATGACGAAAGCGCCTGGAGACCAAGCGGCGCGCATGGCGAGGCGATTGGTTCCTACATCACCAGCATCGATCCAATCACCAAGAAACTTCGCTGCGAACGCTCACATGACAATTGCTTGAACAGCTTCAGCCATCGCAACGAAGGCCGATTGATTGAAGTGTCCAGCGAGGGAAGAGGCGTGATCGCCATCGAGACCCTCATACCTCCAGAAAGCACACTGGCGGTGGTGCGTCTGGTGACCTCAAATCACGAGCTTGATGTTCACCTCGTGGAAGGGGTGAATGTGGAGGATCTGAGGGCTTACAACTGGAGTTTGGAGGGCAAGGAACGCTTTCAGTTGTACCGCTGCCCCGAACCTCCACCACAATGGCGCAGCACTCCAGAGGAGTGGCGCAGCAGTCCGACCTACCAAGCGCATCAGCAACACTTTGCTCAGAAGCTGGAGGAGGAGTTCGCTGCGGCGATCCAGGCTTTATCCATCCACATCAGCGCAGACGCTCAAAAAGCGTTTGACACCCTTATCACGACGGCTTGCCGCGACAATCCCGGCTGGTTCTGGGACATCCGCAAAGCCGCAGCTGTTTATGCCCTAACGGGCACATTCAGCAAAGATGCCCTCACTCGAATGGTGTATCTGGTGCAGGAGGTCATTGATCCTGAGTCCCTGCCGTTCAAGCTCACACCCCAGCAGACCATCAAAGCCTTATTCGATCACTGCAAACACGCAGCAGGAACACTCAGCGACGCAGAGATCTGGGAGACACAAACCCGCTGTGATCTGCTGTCCACCCACGAGCTCATGCGCATCGTGCAGATCAAAGCAAAGCACAAACCGTTTTTCTACCGATGGTTGTGGCGAATGAATGGCAAGCCCGATCCCGTTCTGATCGAAAACCCAGATCTCTACGAGCTCTTCCGTGAAGAGATCATCGGCGATCGCGACAGAGTGATGGCAGCATTTGGAATCAACGGTGCGCTCGAGGTTGACTATCGAGATCAGGTCATCAACTCAATGATGAGAGATGACGGTTGGATCCTGGAAGAAACCGACCGGTTTGAAGAAGAGGAGCAACGTCGGAATCGCAACATCAACTAATGCAACATCACGGATTGCGCCTAGTTTGAAGCTCCAATCGTTTTGCGGCTGAGAGCCTGTGACGTCATGGATGGTCGTGTGCTTCTGAGTGTGATCGGAGCGTTGCTGCTTGCTGCAGCGGCCTACGAATACATGCTGCTTCAAGGTCTGGCGTCGGCTGCCTGAAGAATGATCAGGAGGTCTCTGTATCGCAGATGTACTGAATGATGGACGATCGCCTCTGGCGGAAATCGGGGTGGTCCGGATCCTCCACCTGCCACCACCAACGTCCATCGGTGTAACTGGGAACCCCCGCATTGTTCGTGCGCGGCAACTGAAGCGTGACACCGCGCCAAGTCAACAGAATCAAATCACCTGGCGAGGTGCCATCACTGATGTTGGGAATCGGTTCTGTTGTGGTTCCGATCGCATCGCGGCCCAAATGAACCACTTCCGCGGTGAGTCGATCACCATCACAGATCCATGCCGCCCCCGCGGGCTCAGCCTCGCAAGCCAGCAAAAGCGGAATCAACAGCAGCAGTGTCAGCACCCCCCGAGAGAACCGATTCAACAGCTCTTGAACACGCTGATCCACAGGAGAACGCTGGAAACGTCAGAGTGACAGCGTCGCACTTCTGCGCAACACCGCCCCCATGCTTCCACCACTCATTCCGTTCTGTCCGATCAGTGCCGCCAAAATCGCAGGCCTGAAAGCCACCGTGCTGCTTCTGCTGGTGATGCTGATGAAGTCGAAATTGCTACGGGTGAAAATGTCATTGCTGGGCTCCTTCCTAGGGCTGATCATGCTGACGGGCTTTTTGGTGAGCACCGGTCTGCTGACTCTGGTGGCCGGCGGTGCCGTGGCTTACGCGGCAAGCCAGAAAAGCGCATGACGCCGTCCGCACCTGAGTCGTCGTCCAAACCAACCAACGCGCAGATCCTGGCGGCGTCCGCCGGCTGGGTGGCCGTAGTCTTGAACGTGATCCCTAGTCTTGGTGCTGGTTATCTGTACCAGCGACGTTGGAAGCCCTATTGGATCACCTCCGTGCTTGCCACCACCTGGTTTCTTGCAGGAGCCGTCCTCGGCCAAAACGCAGCACCAGATTTTGAGATTCGCAACCAATGGGTCGGACTGCTCGGCTTGATCGCTCTGGCTGGGGTCACTGCGGCTGAGGCCGGTCTAGCCGTGAAACGCGTGCGAGATGCCAACTGAAACCTGAGCTCAGTTCACAAACTTGGCGGATACCCCAGCGACAGGCGGAACACGCAGCGACCAAGGCTGGGCCTTCGGGCTTCGAGGGTCTTCATGGCGGGGACGCCACCCTCTGCCGCTGAACGTCCGCTCGCGTTGCGGTTAATCGGTCGACAACGCCGATCTCGACGTTTGTGCCTCGCGCACGAAACCAGCGATGTAGTCACATCGCAGAGATTCATCTCGGAGACCCAGATGGATCTGCTTTGCAATACCGTCCTCACCCAAACGAAGCACCACCAAATCCATCGATTCCGCGTAACCCTCAGCCAGCCAGCGCGGCAAGGCCGTTACACCCCGACCACAAGCCACCATCTGCAAGATCATGTCCGTTGTTTCAACACGCTTGTGGCAAGCCGGAGCGAGCCCAGCAGGCGTGAAAAAAGATCGATAGATATCAAGTCTTTCCAAACTGACGGGGTAAGAAAACAAGACCTCGTCTTTCAAGTCTTGTGGCTTCACCCATGACTGCGATGTCAAAGGATGATTGGCACACACCACAAGAACTTGTTCATAGTCAAAAACAGGTTCAAAACGGAGACCCTTCTTCAAAACAGGATCGGGCGTTACAAGCACATCAATTTCATAATTAATCAGTGCATCTAAGCCGCCAAACTGGAATTTCTGAATAACATCAATATCCACATCTGAATAGGAACGCAAATAGGGCTCAGTCACCCTCAGAAGCCACTGATAACAAGGGTGACATTCCATACCCACTCGCAAGGTCCCGCGAACACCAGTCGCAAATTGCGTTAGATGCATTTCCGCAACAGAGAGCTGAGGCAGAATTCGCTCACCTAACGACAACAGATAACGACCTGCTGAAGTGAGATGCAAGCGCCGGCCATCTCGCACCCAAATCGTCAGGCCAAGCTGTTTCTCAAGTTTTTTGATCGAGTGACTGAGCGCCGACTGCGTCAACGACAAAGCGTCAGCCGCAGCGGTCAATGATCCCTGCCGCTCAACTTCAACAATGATTTGAAGGTGCACCCTTTGCAGGGCATGCTCATGAGCGACGTTCATCGATCAATGAAGATTGCACATTTTACTTTTCAAACCTCAGCCTACAAACTGCTAACAACTCGCTCAGCTTGCATTCAGCACCATGACGCTGAACAGGTTTCCAAATCCAACGCTCACCGCTCGCCGACAACCGACGCTTGACCGCGAATCCCGGTGGTTTCAAGAGCATCGACAACTTCTTGAGGCTTGGGCGTGGCAAGGGTTTCAATCCCAAGGGGCAGGGTTGGTTGTCGTTCGTGCAACCACAAGCCAGTCTGGGCCCTGGCCTTGGAGCGATGAGCCCAGTCAACTCCGCCCTTCTTATCTCACCGGTTCCGATGCTGAAGCAGCGCTGGGCTGCCTCGGAGACGACGCCAGCAAAACGAGAATTACACAGGCTCTGCAGTCCTACGATCCCAACCGCGAAGCCATTGCCATGGTGTTATTCGGCCAACGGCCCATGGTTGTGCAACTCATGCCAAGCCATCGACACCCCCAGGAGGCGTTGAATCAACTGGAGCGACGTCAGCAAGAGTTCCTACTGCTCGACACCAACGCTTAGCCATGCCAAAGCATGACGTCAGCGATCAGACCATCGAATGTGAGATCTGCAGAACTGCAGGACCGTTGCACTACCGAGTTCGAACGCGCCTGCTGAAGACATGGAGGTTGGTCTGCCCTACATGCTGGCCGACGCTGAAGTCACAGCCGGATTATCAATACGGT
This window contains:
- a CDS encoding metal ABC transporter ATP-binding protein, with the translated sequence MRIAAEQVCVDYNGTVALYDASLTLPAGCICGLVGMNGAGKSTLFKALTGFVRPSRGRIRINGAKVAAAQREQAVAYVPQSEGIDCDFPVSVWDVVMMGRYGGMNCLRIPRQSDRIAVRAALERVDLLELRDRPLAALSGGQRKRAFLARAIAQRASVLLLDEPFNGVDVRTEKLMAELFLQLRSQGCSMLISTHDLSHVRDFCDLVVLINKTVLAYGETSEVFTPENLSLAFGGVPPDLLQGHPQ
- a CDS encoding metal ABC transporter substrate-binding protein; protein product: MPLPTLAVGLLALLMACSGPSRLSSMERGATTDARPKVLTTFTILADMASNVAGDRLQVESITKPGAEIHGYEFTPSDIERALGADLIVENGLGLELWAKRFTAAAGQVPTVTLTNGLQPLLIEEDAYAGRPNPHAWMSPKTAQHYVDQLVLAFSELDPEGSEAYQSNAEAYKASLRKLDEELRQSLATLPEGQRLLVSCEGALSYLARDYGLQEAYLWPVNAESQITPRRMARLINRVRQDQVPAVFCETTVSDQPQREVARAAGSRFGGSFFVDSLSDDNGPAPTLLDLHRHNVKLIRAGLGSPADPTP
- a CDS encoding DUF2256 domain-containing protein, with product MRPSDRPTKICPVCGRPFQWRKKWKDVWDEVRYCSERCRRHKKTSDRRSKV
- a CDS encoding LysR family transcriptional regulator; this translates as MNVAHEHALQRVHLQIIVEVERQGSLTAAADALSLTQSALSHSIKKLEKQLGLTIWVRDGRRLHLTSAGRYLLSLGERILPQLSVAEMHLTQFATGVRGTLRVGMECHPCYQWLLRVTEPYLRSYSDVDIDVIQKFQFGGLDALINYEIDVLVTPDPVLKKGLRFEPVFDYEQVLVVCANHPLTSQSWVKPQDLKDEVLFSYPVSLERLDIYRSFFTPAGLAPACHKRVETTDMILQMVACGRGVTALPRWLAEGYAESMDLVVLRLGEDGIAKQIHLGLRDESLRCDYIAGFVREAQTSRSALSTD